A genomic segment from Flavobacterium litorale encodes:
- a CDS encoding tyrosine-type recombinase/integrase has translation MENIIDGRIYYTRKKTHRPYTIKISHALHEVLKYYIKDKQKESFIFPILKSDSLENQYKRIQEARKRYNKNLKHLADLAGVEEQLTSYVSRHTFASLANNKGIPVSAISEMLGHESLKTTQVYLDSLSNTALDAYNDMIIEI, from the coding sequence CTGGAAAACATTATTGATGGGCGTATATACTATACCCGTAAGAAAACACATCGCCCTTACACTATTAAAATATCGCATGCTCTTCATGAGGTATTGAAATACTACATAAAAGATAAGCAAAAAGAATCGTTTATATTTCCTATACTCAAATCTGATTCATTAGAAAACCAATACAAGAGGATTCAGGAAGCAAGAAAACGCTATAATAAAAACTTAAAGCATTTAGCGGATTTAGCAGGAGTAGAAGAACAATTAACAAGTTATGTAAGCCGTCATACATTTGCTTCTCTTGCCAATAACAAAGGTATTCCTGTTTCCGCTATTTCAGAAATGCTCGGACATGAAAGTCTTAAAACCACTCAAGTTTATCTAGATAGTCTTTCCAATACCGCCTTGGATGCTTATAATGACATGATCATTGAGATTTAG
- a CDS encoding RHS repeat protein — protein sequence MNKRLLTFLFTFSIIALAKAQDAPKLPEIIPPSPTVANLMHFEEVPVDMHTGQPNIAIPLASKNLGAGLTLPIALRYSTLGIRPQDRSGWVGKGWSLEAGGTVSRTVRGGIADEKQDEGEGSRSIGLFHHNSNVWNSFLSDPASSVGSDDCTRNEFLWNASGKDPEKPWDSQPDLFQYSVLGLNGRFAVVKENGILVPKLLNLENKVKITLNYTNDYVITGFTVIDANGIKYRFGDGAIETTRSRSASIVYPQQPIQTGVGGNPSLNPLDGYGLGGNLALRGGIMPDISPVVVSTVSAWHLVSIKTSNDETLATFTYTDSQENYSTTPSRTENRITSPSSSAMNTLLGNSANIQYLRPERSQSWTIIEVDTKKLNYVYFRDGTQFEFKVSNQGTNPENNGVYLEQILLKRSAADVYQSITLHHGTKTTKTIEKKPNGAYHRIEDTDSRRLWLNGVTIGSLLDPQEYLFEYFDNDNFQSITSGNLDPWGYENGDFREVLHDIHELFYYDYSAVKRGVLTKITYPTGGSKLFGFDSNTFTYEKGNKFLDSYHLNPLNENSDSKYSDSAFQVGVADTNYTTHTDDGVSILITHPQRIKVEVNITANIQHQDKLSLEITGGSYNISYDLADVDNHNGFIYVPKGYLTFKVVISNTSVLIDDADAGSIVQGYTNINYRKQTKINGYLFGGGVRIGGISFVDKSFDQGGEIRKTINYDYHFVGDSIRKDTLIGQGINPITGEPNMTIIEHIVKFNASNGVTEGAHDIVKNYNSSDRRFLHNSGDNSLVGGFMPRTITYNVITNEPVVFLAKGGNYVTYRSVKAIEGGYTREEIIQDLDTDIVSHIQSYYPKGYTQYNYTSAYDAPLDPIYYTYPYNEPPARDYKRGLLLKTTVMDNSDQKLQETINTYDEDTIVGDAVFSLNIYKPLHDDCEWIVFYDTWESYNTGLPGIPMRPQCDASGAIGGQADCFIEDQYQICDFLGDPNDNNSCTTFDHYKYVRNDIESRKAVLQQTQNIQYYRDNGVETSKSTLTTYEYNTANYQIKSQTSIVNQGNEVNEYKTTYDYPVPAPSQGGYDSSLFTDIEEDVIDEMITKNIINAPIVVASYKNNEPLQKVITKYSNFNGLLLPSKAETIKGTGIVGDERIEYHQYNELGNAVEVSPTLGTHTYYIWGYNGTLPIAKIDNFSTNNLNTTISDAITIAKTASDNHVHSDSSTLMALETALDNLQSTLSNYQVTTLIHDAARGVVLSVKDPRGIKIEYKYDAFGRLTKVIDHEGNVLSENEYHYRTEPTE from the coding sequence ATGAATAAAAGGCTCTTAACATTTTTATTTACTTTTTCGATAATAGCTTTAGCAAAAGCTCAAGACGCTCCTAAACTACCAGAAATCATTCCCCCGTCACCAACAGTTGCTAATTTAATGCACTTTGAAGAAGTACCTGTTGATATGCACACAGGACAACCTAATATAGCTATACCATTAGCGTCTAAGAATTTAGGAGCGGGTCTTACCTTACCAATAGCACTCCGCTATTCTACATTAGGTATACGCCCTCAAGACCGTTCGGGTTGGGTAGGAAAAGGCTGGTCACTTGAAGCAGGAGGGACTGTTTCGAGAACAGTACGTGGTGGAATTGCTGATGAAAAGCAAGACGAAGGAGAAGGTTCCCGATCAATTGGTCTTTTTCATCATAATAGTAACGTATGGAATTCCTTTCTTTCAGACCCCGCCTCTTCGGTTGGCTCTGATGATTGCACTAGAAACGAATTTTTATGGAATGCCAGTGGTAAAGACCCTGAAAAACCATGGGATTCTCAACCCGACCTATTTCAATATAGTGTACTCGGACTAAATGGTCGTTTTGCAGTAGTAAAGGAAAACGGAATATTAGTACCTAAATTATTAAATTTAGAAAATAAGGTAAAAATTACTTTAAATTACACAAATGATTATGTTATAACAGGTTTTACAGTTATCGATGCCAATGGTATCAAATATCGTTTTGGAGACGGTGCCATAGAAACAACACGTTCTAGATCCGCATCAATAGTATATCCACAACAGCCAATTCAAACTGGGGTAGGTGGTAATCCAAGTTTAAATCCTTTAGATGGTTATGGTCTTGGAGGTAATTTGGCGCTAAGAGGAGGTATAATGCCTGATATAAGCCCTGTAGTTGTTTCAACCGTATCTGCTTGGCATCTTGTATCAATAAAAACTAGCAATGATGAGACGTTAGCTACTTTTACTTACACCGATAGCCAAGAAAATTATTCTACTACTCCTAGTCGAACAGAAAACAGAATTACCTCTCCATCTAGCAGTGCCATGAACACTCTACTCGGGAATTCTGCTAATATACAGTACTTACGTCCTGAACGTTCTCAGTCTTGGACTATTATCGAAGTGGATACAAAAAAATTAAATTACGTTTATTTTAGGGATGGAACTCAATTTGAGTTTAAAGTATCAAACCAAGGTACCAATCCAGAAAACAACGGTGTTTATCTGGAACAAATCTTATTAAAAAGGAGTGCTGCCGATGTATATCAATCAATAACTCTGCATCATGGTACCAAAACTACTAAGACAATTGAAAAAAAACCAAATGGAGCGTATCATCGAATTGAGGATACTGATAGCAGAAGACTATGGCTAAACGGAGTAACCATAGGTTCTTTACTCGACCCACAAGAATACCTATTTGAATATTTTGATAACGATAATTTTCAGTCTATAACTTCAGGCAATCTTGATCCATGGGGCTATGAAAACGGTGATTTTAGAGAAGTTTTACATGATATTCACGAACTGTTCTATTACGATTATAGTGCAGTAAAAAGAGGGGTGTTAACTAAAATAACTTACCCAACTGGAGGGAGCAAACTTTTTGGTTTCGATTCTAATACTTTTACATATGAAAAAGGGAACAAGTTTTTGGATAGCTATCATTTGAACCCTCTAAATGAAAATAGTGACTCTAAATATTCTGATTCCGCTTTTCAAGTTGGAGTGGCTGACACCAATTATACAACCCATACTGATGATGGAGTATCAATTCTTATTACTCACCCTCAGCGTATTAAGGTTGAGGTTAATATTACCGCAAACATACAGCATCAAGATAAATTAAGCCTAGAAATTACGGGCGGTAGCTACAACATATCCTATGATTTAGCTGATGTTGACAACCATAACGGTTTTATTTACGTACCCAAGGGGTATTTAACATTTAAAGTTGTGATAAGTAATACTAGCGTACTTATAGACGATGCTGATGCAGGGTCGATTGTACAAGGCTATACTAATATAAACTACCGCAAACAAACTAAAATAAATGGTTACTTATTTGGTGGAGGTGTAAGAATAGGAGGCATTTCTTTTGTTGATAAATCTTTTGACCAGGGTGGTGAGATAAGAAAAACAATAAATTATGATTATCATTTTGTTGGAGACAGTATTCGCAAAGATACATTAATAGGTCAAGGTATTAATCCTATCACGGGAGAGCCTAATATGACAATAATCGAACACATTGTTAAATTCAACGCTTCCAATGGAGTCACTGAAGGAGCACACGATATTGTAAAAAACTATAATTCTTCGGACAGGAGATTCTTACACAATAGTGGTGACAACAGCCTTGTAGGAGGTTTCATGCCACGAACAATAACTTATAATGTAATTACTAATGAGCCCGTTGTATTTTTAGCCAAAGGAGGAAATTATGTTACATATCGTTCAGTAAAAGCAATCGAAGGGGGATATACTCGCGAAGAAATTATACAAGATTTGGATACAGATATTGTATCACATATACAATCCTATTATCCCAAAGGATATACGCAATATAATTATACTTCTGCTTACGATGCTCCTTTAGATCCGATCTACTACACTTACCCTTATAACGAACCCCCAGCGCGTGATTATAAGCGTGGGCTCTTATTAAAAACAACGGTAATGGATAATTCAGATCAGAAGCTGCAAGAAACCATTAATACCTACGATGAAGACACTATTGTTGGGGATGCTGTTTTCTCATTAAATATTTACAAACCACTACATGATGATTGTGAGTGGATTGTTTTTTATGATACTTGGGAAAGCTATAATACGGGGCTTCCAGGAATACCAATGCGACCTCAGTGCGATGCATCAGGTGCTATAGGAGGGCAAGCAGATTGTTTTATAGAAGACCAATACCAAATTTGTGACTTTCTGGGTGATCCTAATGATAATAATAGTTGTACTACTTTTGATCATTACAAATACGTAAGAAACGACATTGAATCTCGCAAAGCAGTATTACAACAAACACAAAACATACAGTATTATCGTGATAATGGCGTTGAAACTTCAAAAAGCACCCTAACCACCTACGAATACAATACAGCAAATTACCAAATAAAAAGCCAGACCAGTATAGTAAACCAAGGCAATGAGGTTAACGAATACAAAACAACCTACGATTACCCAGTACCAGCACCAAGCCAGGGTGGATACGATAGTAGTTTGTTTACAGATATTGAAGAGGATGTAATAGACGAAATGATAACTAAAAATATTATTAACGCCCCTATTGTAGTAGCCAGTTATAAAAACAACGAGCCCTTACAAAAAGTAATTACCAAGTATAGCAATTTTAATGGACTATTATTACCCAGCAAAGCAGAAACCATAAAAGGCACAGGTATAGTAGGCGATGAACGAATAGAATATCACCAATACAACGAACTGGGTAACGCAGTAGAAGTATCGCCAACCTTAGGCACACATACCTATTACATATGGGGGTACAACGGCACACTACCCATTGCAAAAATTGATAATTTTAGCACAAATAACCTAAACACGACGATATCTGATGCTATTACTATTGCAAAAACAGCCTCCGATAATCATGTTCATTCAGATTCATCTACGTTAATGGCTTTAGAAACAGCACTTGATAATTTGCAATCAACATTGTCCAATTATCAGGTTACAACCCTAATTCACGATGCCGCTAGAGGCGTTGTTTTAAGTGTTAAAGATCCAAGAGGCATTAAAATAGAGTACAAATACGATGCCTTTGGTCGACTTACCAAAGTAATAGACCATGAAGGAAACGTACTCTCTGAAAACGAATACCATTACCGAACAGAGCCAACAGAATAA
- a CDS encoding PKD domain-containing protein, producing MKKNYTILIIVTLCLCTQILQAQTWQWAKKGGSFDDVQDKEKVESMITDTDGNLYILAHVGETNLEIDGVSKTAFGNPDYMIASFDCEGTYRWSSIIGGAGFERVARLQTDAQNNIYVAGTLQRTSEVMFGGETDTTYTLPYSTQNNQHKQNLFLAKYNSDGVFQWVTLPQADDVTQIDAQGHSITKDFQVDAEGNAYWLCTLPQGTYANGAFENTTEGDNLFVLQYNTSGAFVSANPLDMQTIGFGPIFKMVQNHTTGTLYIGGYLPFGATAPVIGGSTVNSFMFLAAFDATGTYLWKHENSHEFDGVIEDMYVDATNNLYVTGGTSNGDTFAGATFNSENLGTFPFILKLSATGELIWSTNATTSNSSTRTSSIVASTTEVGVVAGHGNINWDGELLSIENNSGYDVMLGKFNANDGSIIGLYTLGSNFGAIDDGTAVATDNLGNFYVGGRFQGQLFVNDETLVNGAQGWDFFFAKHGTDNCDCALPEPDFGFAPNDANGGIFSFNYSGTEPYDTISWSFGDGASSDEENPTHAYATPNTYTVCVTVTNACGSNQYCDEVTATPLHTDNFTNEIFSVYPNPSKDLFTITATQTLQYKLYSVLGAEVATGYFYKGENKLSTITFANACYLLKVTSTNGTTITVRLLKM from the coding sequence TAATTTGTATATACTAGCCCATGTAGGCGAAACCAATTTAGAAATAGATGGTGTGAGCAAAACAGCTTTTGGAAACCCTGATTATATGATTGCTAGTTTTGATTGCGAGGGTACTTACCGATGGTCTAGCATTATAGGAGGAGCGGGATTTGAAAGAGTAGCTCGGTTACAAACCGATGCACAAAACAACATTTACGTAGCAGGAACATTACAACGAACCTCTGAGGTAATGTTTGGAGGCGAAACCGATACGACATACACCCTCCCTTATTCAACACAAAACAACCAACACAAACAAAACCTATTCTTAGCAAAATACAATTCCGATGGTGTATTTCAGTGGGTTACGTTACCCCAAGCAGATGACGTAACACAAATAGATGCACAAGGGCACAGCATAACCAAAGATTTTCAGGTAGATGCCGAAGGAAACGCCTATTGGTTATGTACTTTACCACAAGGTACGTATGCTAATGGTGCTTTTGAAAATACAACGGAAGGCGATAACTTATTTGTGCTACAATACAATACTTCGGGCGCTTTTGTAAGTGCTAACCCGTTAGATATGCAAACAATAGGCTTTGGTCCTATATTTAAAATGGTACAAAATCATACTACAGGTACACTATACATAGGCGGCTATTTGCCTTTCGGAGCCACAGCACCCGTAATAGGAGGTAGCACTGTTAACAGCTTTATGTTTTTAGCAGCATTTGATGCCACTGGAACATATTTATGGAAACACGAAAACAGCCATGAATTTGATGGTGTTATTGAAGATATGTATGTTGATGCAACAAACAACCTTTACGTAACGGGAGGGACATCAAACGGCGATACGTTTGCAGGTGCAACATTCAACTCTGAGAATTTAGGAACATTTCCGTTTATACTAAAACTTAGTGCTACAGGCGAGCTTATATGGAGTACCAATGCTACAACCAGTAATAGCTCCACCAGAACCAGCAGTATTGTAGCAAGCACTACCGAAGTAGGTGTAGTAGCAGGGCATGGCAATATAAATTGGGATGGCGAACTATTATCTATAGAGAATAACTCGGGTTACGATGTTATGTTGGGTAAATTTAATGCTAACGATGGTAGTATTATAGGACTATATACCTTAGGTAGCAACTTTGGTGCTATAGATGACGGTACAGCAGTAGCAACCGATAATTTAGGTAATTTTTATGTAGGCGGACGATTTCAGGGACAACTTTTTGTAAACGACGAAACATTAGTAAACGGAGCACAAGGTTGGGATTTTTTCTTTGCCAAACACGGTACTGATAATTGCGATTGTGCTTTGCCAGAACCCGATTTCGGATTCGCGCCCAACGATGCTAATGGAGGTATATTTAGCTTTAATTACAGCGGTACAGAACCATACGATACTATTTCGTGGAGTTTTGGCGATGGCGCATCTTCTGATGAAGAAAACCCAACGCATGCCTACGCCACACCTAACACTTATACGGTTTGTGTAACGGTAACCAATGCATGTGGTAGTAATCAGTACTGCGATGAGGTAACCGCCACTCCTTTACATACCGATAATTTTACGAACGAAATATTTAGTGTATACCCAAACCCTAGTAAAGACTTATTTACAATTACCGCCACCCAAACATTGCAGTACAAATTATATTCTGTTTTAGGTGCTGAGGTAGCTACAGGCTATTTTTACAAAGGCGAAAACAAACTGAGTACTATTACATTTGCCAATGCGTGCTATCTGTTAAAAGTTACAAGTACTAATGGTACAACAATTACAGTACGTTTGCTAAAAATGTAA